A genomic stretch from Mycobacterium cookii includes:
- the groL gene encoding chaperonin GroEL (60 kDa chaperone family; promotes refolding of misfolded polypeptides especially under stressful conditions; forms two stacked rings of heptamers to form a barrel-shaped 14mer; ends can be capped by GroES; misfolded proteins enter the barrel where they are refolded when GroES binds), whose product MSKIIAYDEEARRGLERGLNALADAVKVTLGPKGRNVVLEKKWGAPTITNDGVSIAKEIELEDPYEKIGAELVKEVAKKTDDVAGDGTTTATVLAQALVKEGLRNVAAGANPLGLKRGIEKAVEKITETLLKSAKDVETKEQIAATAAISAGDQSIGDLIAEAMDKVGNEGVITVEESNTFGLQLELTEGMRFDKGYISGYFVTDAERQEAVLEEPYILLVSSKVSTVKDLLPLLEKVIQGGKPLLIIAEDVEGEALSTLVVNKIRGTFKSVAVKAPGFGDRRKAMLQDMAILTGGQVVSEEVGLSLETADISLLGKARKVVITKDETTIVEGAGDSDAIAGRVAQIRAEIENSDSDYDREKLQERLAKLAGGVAVIKAGAATEVELKERKHRIEDAVRNAKAAVEEGIVAGGGVALLQAGPALDELKLTGDEATGANIVRVALSAPLKQIAFNGGLEPGVVAEKVSNSPAGTGLNAATGEYEDLLKAGVADPVKVTRSALQNAASIAGLFLTTEAVVADKPEKAAAPAGDPTGGMGGMDF is encoded by the coding sequence ATGTCCAAGATAATTGCGTACGACGAAGAGGCCCGTCGCGGCCTCGAGCGGGGCCTGAACGCCCTCGCCGACGCGGTAAAGGTGACGTTGGGCCCCAAGGGCCGCAACGTCGTCCTGGAGAAGAAGTGGGGCGCCCCCACGATCACCAACGATGGTGTGTCCATCGCCAAGGAGATCGAGCTGGAGGACCCCTACGAGAAGATCGGCGCCGAGCTGGTCAAGGAAGTCGCCAAGAAGACCGACGACGTCGCCGGTGACGGCACCACCACCGCCACCGTGCTGGCTCAGGCCCTGGTCAAAGAGGGTCTGCGCAACGTGGCGGCCGGCGCCAACCCGCTGGGCCTCAAGCGCGGCATCGAGAAGGCCGTCGAGAAGATCACCGAGACCTTGCTGAAGTCGGCCAAGGACGTCGAGACCAAGGAGCAGATCGCTGCCACCGCCGCGATCTCCGCGGGCGACCAGTCGATCGGTGACCTGATCGCCGAGGCGATGGACAAGGTCGGCAACGAAGGCGTCATCACCGTCGAGGAGTCCAACACCTTCGGCCTGCAGCTCGAGCTCACCGAGGGCATGCGGTTCGACAAGGGTTACATCTCGGGCTACTTCGTCACCGACGCCGAGCGTCAGGAAGCTGTCCTGGAGGAGCCGTACATCCTGCTGGTCAGCTCCAAGGTGTCGACCGTCAAGGACCTGCTTCCCCTGCTGGAGAAGGTCATTCAGGGCGGCAAGCCGCTGCTGATCATCGCCGAGGACGTCGAGGGCGAGGCGCTGTCCACCCTGGTCGTCAACAAGATCCGTGGCACCTTCAAGTCGGTCGCCGTCAAGGCCCCCGGCTTCGGTGACCGCCGCAAGGCGATGCTGCAGGACATGGCGATCCTCACCGGTGGCCAGGTCGTCAGCGAAGAGGTCGGCCTCTCGCTGGAGACCGCTGACATCTCGCTGCTGGGCAAGGCTCGCAAGGTGGTCATCACGAAGGACGAGACCACCATCGTCGAGGGCGCGGGTGACTCCGACGCCATCGCCGGCCGGGTGGCCCAGATTCGCGCCGAGATCGAGAACAGCGACTCCGACTACGACCGCGAGAAGCTGCAGGAGCGCCTGGCCAAGCTGGCCGGCGGTGTTGCGGTGATCAAGGCCGGAGCTGCCACCGAGGTGGAGCTCAAGGAGCGCAAGCACCGCATCGAGGACGCGGTCCGCAACGCCAAGGCGGCCGTCGAAGAGGGCATCGTCGCCGGTGGTGGCGTGGCCCTGCTGCAGGCGGGCCCGGCTCTCGACGAGCTGAAGCTCACGGGTGACGAGGCGACTGGTGCCAACATCGTCCGCGTGGCGCTGTCGGCTCCGCTGAAGCAGATCGCCTTCAACGGTGGGCTCGAGCCCGGCGTTGTCGCCGAGAAGGTCAGCAATTCGCCGGCCGGTACCGGTCTGAACGCCGCCACGGGTGAGTACGAGGACCTGCTGAAGGCCGGCGTCGCCGACCCGGTCAAGGTGACTCGTTCGGCGCTGCAGAACGCTGCGTCCATCGCGGGTCTGTTCCTGACCACCGAGGCAGTTGTCGCCGACAAGCCGGAGAAGGCGGCCGCACCCGCGGGCGACCCGACCGGTGGCATGGGCGGCATGGACTTCTAG
- a CDS encoding SDR family NAD(P)-dependent oxidoreductase, whose product MAKWTTADIPDQSGRVAVITGANTGLGYETALALAAHGAHVVLAVRNLDKGKDAISRITAQSPQADVALQELDLTSLESVRAAARQLRSDHERIDLLINNAGVMYPPKSTTKDGFELQFGTNHLGHFAFTGLLLDRLLPVAGSRVVTVSSIGHRIRADIHFDDLQWEHSYNRVSAYGQAKLANLLFTYELQRRLASHGTTIAVAAHPGGSNTELMRHLPSWAATAYPVLAPIFQDAAMGALPQLRAATDPAVLGGQYYGPGGLGQTRGYPKIVGSSKKSHDADRQRRLWTVSEELTAVTYPV is encoded by the coding sequence ATGGCCAAGTGGACAACAGCGGACATTCCCGATCAGAGCGGCCGCGTCGCCGTCATCACCGGTGCCAACACGGGGCTCGGCTACGAGACCGCCCTGGCCCTGGCGGCGCACGGGGCCCATGTGGTGTTGGCGGTCCGCAATCTGGACAAGGGCAAGGACGCCATCTCGAGGATCACCGCCCAAAGCCCGCAGGCCGACGTCGCGCTCCAGGAGCTCGACCTGACGTCACTGGAGTCCGTTCGCGCTGCCGCGCGCCAACTACGGTCCGACCACGAGCGCATCGACTTGCTGATCAACAACGCCGGCGTGATGTACCCGCCGAAGTCGACCACCAAAGACGGGTTCGAGTTGCAGTTCGGTACCAACCACCTGGGCCACTTCGCTTTCACCGGCCTGCTGCTGGATCGGCTGTTGCCGGTCGCCGGCTCCCGGGTCGTCACGGTCAGCAGCATCGGCCACCGAATTCGTGCCGACATCCATTTCGACGATCTGCAGTGGGAACACAGCTACAACCGGGTTTCTGCCTACGGGCAGGCCAAGCTCGCCAACCTGCTGTTCACCTACGAGCTGCAACGGAGGCTCGCTTCGCACGGCACGACGATCGCGGTGGCCGCCCACCCCGGCGGCTCGAACACCGAGCTGATGCGCCACCTGCCGAGCTGGGCTGCGACCGCCTATCCCGTGCTGGCACCGATATTCCAGGACGCGGCCATGGGCGCTCTGCCACAGCTGCGTGCTGCCACCGACCCGGCGGTGCTCGGCGGGCAGTACTACGGCCCCGGCGGCCTCGGCCAAACCCGGGGCTACCCCAAGATCGTGGGATCCAGCAAGAAGTCGCACGACGCCGACCGGCAGCGACGGTTGTGGACGGTGTCAGAGGAGTTGACCGCGGTCACCTATCCGGTCTGA
- a CDS encoding M24 family metallopeptidase: MTDESVRAERLLDAEAKAAQLFDEIEGRAMIRAGIGEQQLSDEINALAADLFGVDRHWHRRIVRAGENTLQPFKERPPDRQIVDDDIVFLDFGPIFEEWEADFGRTYVLGDDPDKLAVRDALPRVWQAGRDYFESHPQVTGAELFDASVEAARAEGFGWGSHIAGHLVGEFPHKKIAGTATEWYIMPGSTKPMRRADPSGRRCHWILEIHLIDPQRRFGGFYEQLLDLP; the protein is encoded by the coding sequence GTGACCGACGAAAGTGTCCGAGCCGAACGGCTTCTGGACGCCGAGGCCAAGGCGGCGCAGCTGTTCGACGAGATCGAGGGGCGCGCGATGATCCGCGCCGGCATCGGCGAACAGCAGTTGTCCGACGAGATCAACGCGTTGGCCGCGGACCTGTTCGGGGTCGACAGGCATTGGCATCGCCGGATCGTGCGGGCCGGCGAGAACACCCTGCAACCGTTCAAGGAGCGACCGCCAGACCGCCAGATCGTCGACGACGACATCGTGTTCCTCGATTTCGGTCCGATCTTCGAAGAGTGGGAAGCGGATTTTGGGCGCACCTACGTGCTCGGCGACGATCCGGACAAGCTCGCCGTCCGCGACGCCCTGCCGCGGGTGTGGCAGGCCGGCCGCGACTATTTCGAGAGCCACCCGCAAGTGACCGGCGCCGAGTTGTTCGACGCCTCCGTCGAGGCCGCCCGTGCCGAGGGTTTCGGTTGGGGCAGTCACATCGCCGGCCATCTGGTCGGGGAGTTCCCGCACAAGAAGATCGCCGGGACAGCCACCGAGTGGTACATCATGCCCGGGTCGACCAAGCCGATGCGGCGCGCCGATCCCAGTGGGCGGCGCTGTCACTGGATCCTCGAGATCCACCTGATCGACCCGCAGCGCCGCTTCGGCGGTTTCTACGAGCAGCTGCTCGATCTGCCCTGA
- a CDS encoding mycothiol transferase, giving the protein MANNDTAVRELLRDAFTRLIEHVDELTDGLTDDQADYRPTSGANSIAWLIWHSARVQDIQLAPIAGVDQVWTRDGWVDRFGLELPRNDTGYGHGPDEVAKVRAPAELLAGYYHAVHDLTLEFVDRITAEDLARVVDRHWDPPVTASARLVSIIDDCAQHLGQAAYLRGIAP; this is encoded by the coding sequence ATGGCCAATAACGACACTGCCGTCCGGGAGTTACTGCGCGACGCGTTCACCCGGCTGATCGAGCACGTCGACGAGCTGACCGACGGGCTCACCGACGACCAGGCCGACTACCGGCCGACCTCCGGCGCGAACAGCATCGCCTGGCTGATCTGGCACAGCGCGCGGGTGCAGGACATCCAGCTCGCGCCGATCGCCGGCGTCGACCAGGTGTGGACACGCGACGGGTGGGTCGACCGATTCGGGCTCGAGCTGCCGCGCAACGACACCGGTTACGGCCACGGACCCGACGAGGTGGCCAAGGTGCGTGCGCCCGCCGAGCTGCTGGCCGGGTACTACCACGCCGTGCACGACCTGACGCTGGAGTTCGTCGACCGCATCACCGCCGAGGACCTGGCCCGGGTCGTCGACCGCCACTGGGACCCGCCGGTGACGGCCAGCGCCAGACTGGTCAGCATCATCGACGACTGCGCCCAGCATCTCGGCCAGGCCGCTTACCTGCGGGGTATCGCCCCCTAG
- a CDS encoding SMP-30/gluconolactonase/LRE family protein translates to MTVLLDGITFGESPRWHDGRVWFSDWGAHRVIALDSHGGHEVVVSVDSFPMCIDFLPDGRLLVVDSAQRRLLRREPDGELIVHADLSSISEKPWNDIVVDAVGNAYVNTIGFDFPGGEPAPGSVALVTPSGTVRTVADDLAFPNGMAITAGADTLIVAESYGNRLTAYDIDSTGDLAGRRTWAEVGDDHPDGICIDAEGAVWYADVGSRRCVRVREGGDVLDTVHLDRGAFACTLSRGDQPPQLYVVCQEWTGPQSPQRPTGQVVVFPAPAPGAGQP, encoded by the coding sequence ATGACCGTTCTGCTTGACGGGATTACGTTCGGCGAGTCACCCCGCTGGCACGACGGTCGGGTGTGGTTTTCCGACTGGGGCGCGCATCGGGTGATCGCGCTGGATTCGCATGGCGGCCATGAGGTTGTGGTGAGCGTCGATTCGTTTCCGATGTGCATCGACTTTCTACCCGACGGCCGGTTGCTCGTCGTGGACTCAGCGCAGCGGCGCCTGCTTCGCCGCGAACCCGACGGCGAGTTGATCGTCCATGCCGACCTGTCGTCGATCTCGGAGAAACCCTGGAATGACATCGTGGTCGACGCGGTCGGCAACGCGTACGTCAACACGATCGGCTTCGATTTTCCCGGTGGCGAGCCTGCGCCCGGGAGCGTCGCCCTCGTGACGCCGAGTGGAACAGTCCGGACGGTCGCCGACGATCTCGCATTCCCCAACGGCATGGCAATCACCGCCGGCGCCGACACGTTGATCGTGGCGGAGTCTTACGGCAATCGGCTCACGGCATACGACATCGATTCCACGGGAGATCTCGCCGGACGGCGGACGTGGGCGGAGGTGGGAGACGACCACCCCGACGGCATCTGCATCGATGCCGAGGGCGCGGTCTGGTACGCCGACGTCGGCAGCCGACGCTGCGTGCGGGTGCGCGAGGGCGGCGATGTCCTGGACACCGTGCACCTCGACCGCGGCGCGTTCGCCTGCACGCTCAGCCGCGGCGACCAACCGCCGCAGCTCTACGTCGTATGCCAGGAGTGGACCGGCCCGCAGTCACCGCAGCGGCCAACCGGACAGGTCGTCGTGTTCCCCGCTCCCGCGCCCGGCGCAGGCCAGCCCTAG
- a CDS encoding TetR/AcrR family transcriptional regulator yields the protein MSVPARPLRADAARNRARVLETAYETFAAEGLAVPIDEIARRAGVGAGTVYRHFPTKEDLFRAVVDSRIRHIIDEGRALLNTPGPGEALFAFLRSMVLDWGATDQGLVDALAGLGIDVDSVAPDADAAFRGLIGELLAAAQRAGTVRPDVDVAEIKTLMVGCQAMQGYDEARAERVTDVVIDGLRAPS from the coding sequence ATGTCTGTACCCGCTCGGCCGCTCCGCGCCGACGCGGCCCGCAACCGGGCCCGCGTGCTCGAGACCGCCTACGAGACGTTCGCCGCAGAGGGTCTCGCGGTGCCGATCGACGAGATCGCGCGTCGCGCCGGCGTCGGCGCCGGCACCGTCTACCGGCATTTCCCGACGAAGGAAGATCTGTTCCGAGCGGTGGTCGACAGCCGGATACGGCACATCATCGACGAGGGTCGCGCATTGTTGAATACGCCCGGACCTGGGGAAGCGCTGTTCGCGTTCCTGCGGTCGATGGTGCTGGACTGGGGCGCCACCGACCAGGGTCTGGTCGATGCGCTGGCCGGGCTGGGCATCGACGTCGACTCCGTCGCGCCCGACGCCGACGCCGCGTTCCGCGGCTTGATCGGCGAGCTGCTGGCCGCCGCGCAACGCGCCGGAACGGTGCGCCCCGACGTCGACGTGGCCGAGATCAAGACACTCATGGTGGGGTGCCAGGCGATGCAGGGCTACGACGAAGCGCGCGCCGAACGGGTCACCGACGTGGTGATCGACGGCCTGCGGGCCCCGTCTTAG
- a CDS encoding flavin-containing monooxygenase — protein MSTETLNQARPKEPLTGHVDVLIVGAGISGIGLGHYLVTSQPGRTFAIADSRDAIGGTWDLFRYPGIRSDSDLHTFGYEFKPWTSDNSIADAHEILDYLHEVIDEDGLAKRIFFQHRVIRADFCSETARWTVVLEVDGKQSEVTCGWLFSATGYYDYAAGHTPHFEGQEDFEGVVVHPQFWPEDLDYRDKEVVVIGSGATAVTLIPAMADDVAHITMLQRSPTYVMPLPRKDPIANGLRKVLPDKTAYRITREINKARQRVIYTMGQRHPKVVRRIIRELNTRALPKGYDLDTHFNPSYKPWDQRLCAVPDNDLFKAICSGKASVVTDKIVRFTKTGILLESGRELKADIIVTATGLKLLPFGGIQLSVDGDVQDPHQSLVYKSFMVSGIPNFAYAFGYTNSSWTLKVDMICEHLCRLLDYLDEHGYTTVVPVCDDPNIEKRPMLDFSAGYILRAIEQFPQQGTTGPWTVEMNFRADRERLRRGPVADPALRFSTAARSVATAGVA, from the coding sequence ATGTCCACCGAGACGCTCAACCAGGCCCGTCCGAAAGAGCCATTGACCGGTCACGTCGACGTCCTCATCGTCGGCGCCGGGATATCCGGGATCGGGCTCGGGCACTACCTGGTCACCTCGCAACCTGGGCGCACCTTCGCCATCGCGGACAGCCGCGACGCGATCGGGGGCACCTGGGACCTGTTTCGCTACCCCGGCATCCGGTCGGACTCCGATCTGCACACGTTCGGCTACGAGTTCAAGCCGTGGACCAGTGACAACTCCATCGCCGACGCGCACGAGATCCTCGACTACCTGCACGAGGTTATCGACGAGGACGGCCTGGCCAAGCGAATCTTCTTCCAGCACAGAGTGATTCGAGCCGACTTCTGCAGCGAGACGGCGCGGTGGACGGTAGTGCTCGAGGTTGACGGCAAGCAGTCAGAAGTGACCTGCGGCTGGCTGTTCAGCGCGACCGGTTACTACGACTACGCCGCCGGCCACACTCCCCACTTCGAGGGCCAGGAAGACTTCGAGGGCGTCGTCGTACACCCGCAGTTCTGGCCCGAGGACCTCGATTACCGCGACAAGGAGGTCGTCGTCATCGGCAGCGGCGCCACCGCGGTCACCCTGATCCCGGCAATGGCCGACGACGTCGCGCACATCACCATGCTGCAGCGGTCACCGACCTACGTCATGCCGCTTCCGCGTAAGGACCCGATCGCCAACGGTCTGCGAAAAGTGTTGCCGGACAAGACCGCTTACCGGATCACCCGCGAAATCAATAAGGCCCGGCAGCGGGTGATCTACACCATGGGCCAGCGTCACCCGAAGGTGGTGCGCCGCATCATCCGCGAGCTGAACACCCGGGCGCTGCCCAAAGGTTACGACCTGGACACCCACTTCAATCCCAGCTACAAGCCCTGGGATCAGCGGCTGTGCGCGGTGCCCGACAACGATCTGTTCAAGGCCATCTGCAGCGGCAAGGCGTCGGTGGTCACCGACAAGATCGTGCGCTTCACCAAGACGGGGATCCTGCTGGAATCGGGTCGGGAGTTGAAGGCAGACATCATCGTCACTGCGACCGGCCTGAAACTGCTTCCGTTCGGTGGCATCCAGCTCTCGGTGGACGGCGACGTGCAAGATCCACACCAGAGCCTGGTCTACAAGAGCTTCATGGTGTCGGGCATCCCGAACTTCGCCTACGCGTTCGGCTACACCAACTCGTCCTGGACGCTGAAGGTGGACATGATCTGTGAGCACCTGTGCCGGCTGCTGGACTACCTGGACGAGCACGGATACACCACCGTCGTTCCGGTCTGCGATGACCCGAACATCGAGAAGCGCCCGATGCTGGACTTCTCGGCGGGCTACATCCTGCGCGCGATCGAGCAGTTCCCGCAGCAGGGAACGACGGGCCCGTGGACGGTGGAGATGAACTTCCGCGCAGATCGCGAGCGGCTACGCAGGGGTCCGGTGGCCGACCCTGCTTTGCGATTCAGCACCGCCGCGCGCTCGGTCGCAACCGCCGGCGTCGCTTGA
- a CDS encoding TetR/AcrR family transcriptional regulator — protein sequence MTIAPVQRRAPVQERSRRTVTRILDAAAAIADEHGVEAATTRAIADRAGVSYPSLYRFFADREAILGELLERQCADLDARCVAAEKTWTITSVADLLNNEIDVHLRYYCEHPSTARMWMGGRTSPAVTNYVRARMQTLADRLHALLVERGLIPADSDPRAMLVAVEMADRMLELSYRSAEDFDEEILAIGRRALIAFGDELSR from the coding sequence ATGACAATCGCACCTGTTCAGCGCCGCGCGCCGGTGCAGGAGCGCAGTCGGCGAACGGTCACCCGCATCCTCGATGCCGCTGCCGCCATCGCCGACGAGCACGGTGTCGAGGCCGCCACCACCCGCGCGATCGCCGACCGTGCCGGCGTCTCCTATCCCTCGCTCTACCGGTTCTTCGCCGACCGGGAAGCCATCCTCGGTGAACTGCTCGAGCGGCAGTGCGCCGACCTCGACGCCCGCTGCGTGGCTGCGGAAAAGACCTGGACGATCACCTCGGTCGCCGACCTCCTCAACAACGAGATCGACGTGCACTTGCGCTATTACTGCGAGCACCCGAGCACAGCGCGGATGTGGATGGGCGGGCGCACCTCACCGGCGGTCACCAACTACGTTCGGGCCCGCATGCAGACTCTCGCCGACCGGTTGCACGCGCTTCTGGTCGAGCGCGGACTGATCCCGGCCGATTCCGATCCACGGGCCATGCTGGTGGCCGTCGAGATGGCCGATCGCATGTTGGAGCTGTCGTACCGCAGCGCGGAGGACTTCGACGAGGAGATCCTCGCCATCGGTCGGCGTGCGCTGATCGCCTTCGGCGACGAATTATCTCGCTAG
- a CDS encoding N-acyl-D-amino-acid deacylase family protein, which translates to MTYDLIIRNGTIVDGLGGEPYVGDVAVQDGVIAVVGSVNGSDARREIDATGLLVTPGFVDLHTHYDGQSIWSDRLTPSSAHGVTTVVMGNCGVGFAPCRQEDHDVLVDVMAGVEDIPGVVMTDGLPWNWETFPQYMDALDAGKRDIDVAAYLPHSPLRVYVMGQRGADREPATAEDRTTMRALAKEAVEVGALGFATSRFTIHKTESGSPIPSYDAAREEIEEIARGVVDGGGGLLQFVPDIPAGGYQPVLQTVFDVAEDVGLPVTFTLVVGNAGDPTWPDAITMIEKANAAGGDVTAQLLPRPIGLIIGLQLSANPFVLYPSYREIADLPLAERVAEMRKPEVRARILADKPGAGHPLLFVTQMWDWIFPLTDDPNYEPDPATSIGARARAKGVNPMEEAYDRLLDDDGRAMLLVATSNLENNSLDTVGKLLHRDDVVLGLGDGGAHYGMICDASYSTYFLAHWARDRKSGRFEVPEAVRRLTSVPARVAGLGDRGRIAVGFKADLNVIDHAALRIHKPVITHDLPAGGRRLDQTADGYVATIVSGEVIAENGVPTDARPGKLVRGRQQVPA; encoded by the coding sequence ATGACCTACGACCTCATCATCCGCAACGGCACCATCGTCGACGGGCTGGGAGGTGAGCCGTACGTCGGTGACGTCGCCGTCCAGGACGGCGTGATCGCCGTGGTCGGTTCGGTCAACGGGTCGGATGCACGGCGGGAGATCGACGCGACCGGGCTGCTGGTCACGCCGGGATTTGTCGACCTGCACACGCACTATGACGGTCAATCCATCTGGTCGGACCGGTTGACGCCGTCGTCGGCGCACGGGGTGACGACGGTGGTGATGGGCAACTGCGGCGTCGGGTTTGCGCCGTGCCGCCAAGAGGACCACGACGTGCTGGTCGACGTGATGGCCGGGGTCGAAGACATTCCCGGTGTGGTGATGACCGACGGCCTGCCGTGGAATTGGGAGACGTTCCCGCAGTACATGGACGCCCTGGACGCGGGCAAGCGCGACATTGATGTGGCCGCCTATCTGCCGCATTCGCCGCTGCGGGTCTACGTGATGGGCCAGCGCGGCGCCGACCGCGAACCGGCCACCGCCGAGGACCGCACCACGATGCGGGCACTGGCCAAGGAGGCCGTCGAGGTCGGGGCGTTGGGCTTCGCGACGTCTCGGTTCACCATCCACAAAACCGAGAGCGGATCGCCGATCCCGAGCTACGACGCGGCCCGCGAGGAGATCGAGGAGATCGCGCGCGGCGTCGTCGACGGCGGTGGCGGGCTGTTGCAATTCGTGCCCGACATTCCCGCCGGCGGCTACCAGCCGGTGCTGCAGACGGTGTTCGACGTGGCCGAGGATGTCGGACTGCCCGTCACGTTCACGCTCGTCGTCGGCAATGCCGGCGACCCGACCTGGCCGGACGCCATCACGATGATCGAGAAGGCCAACGCGGCCGGCGGTGACGTGACTGCGCAGTTGTTGCCGCGTCCGATCGGGTTGATCATCGGGCTGCAGCTCAGCGCCAACCCGTTCGTGCTCTACCCCAGCTACCGCGAGATCGCGGACCTGCCGCTGGCCGAGCGCGTCGCCGAGATGCGTAAGCCCGAGGTCCGCGCCCGCATCCTGGCCGACAAACCCGGCGCCGGGCATCCGCTGCTGTTCGTCACGCAGATGTGGGACTGGATCTTCCCGCTGACCGACGACCCCAACTACGAGCCGGACCCCGCCACCAGCATCGGCGCGCGGGCCCGCGCCAAGGGCGTGAACCCGATGGAAGAGGCCTACGACCGGCTGCTCGACGACGACGGACGCGCCATGCTGCTGGTCGCGACCAGCAACCTGGAGAACAACTCGCTGGACACCGTCGGCAAATTACTCCATCGCGACGACGTCGTGCTCGGTCTCGGCGACGGCGGTGCGCACTACGGAATGATCTGCGACGCAAGCTATTCGACGTATTTCCTGGCGCACTGGGCGCGCGACCGCAAGTCCGGCCGATTCGAGGTGCCCGAGGCCGTGCGCCGACTCACCTCGGTGCCGGCCCGCGTTGCCGGGCTCGGCGACCGCGGCCGCATCGCCGTGGGCTTCAAGGCCGACCTCAACGTGATCGACCACGCGGCGCTGCGCATCCACAAGCCGGTGATCACCCACGACCTGCCGGCCGGTGGCCGCCGTCTCGACCAGACCGCCGACGGCTACGTGGCCACCATCGTTTCCGGCGAGGTGATCGCCGAGAACGGCGTGCCCACCGACGCACGGCCGGGCAAGCTGGTCCGCGGCCGTCAGCAGGTTCCCGCCTAG
- a CDS encoding heme-binding protein — protein MLFGVIPGCVLCLMVAPTAGAAPDPCSASGVAATASGVLNSASGYLDAHPDANNVLTAAVNQPPADAKSSIRGYFISHPGQALDLKNIAQPLLNLKGQCNASVSPDQLAGLFDALSN, from the coding sequence ATGCTTTTTGGAGTGATTCCCGGCTGCGTGCTCTGCCTGATGGTTGCACCGACGGCCGGTGCCGCGCCCGATCCGTGCTCGGCCAGCGGCGTCGCCGCTACTGCCAGCGGCGTGCTGAACTCGGCGAGCGGCTACCTGGATGCTCATCCTGACGCGAACAATGTGCTGACCGCTGCCGTCAATCAACCGCCGGCCGATGCGAAGTCGTCGATCCGGGGCTATTTCATCAGCCACCCCGGCCAGGCGTTGGACTTGAAGAACATCGCCCAGCCGCTGCTCAACCTCAAGGGCCAGTGCAACGCGTCGGTGTCGCCCGACCAGCTGGCCGGCCTGTTCGACGCGCTGTCCAATTAA